From a region of the Schistocerca nitens isolate TAMUIC-IGC-003100 chromosome 8, iqSchNite1.1, whole genome shotgun sequence genome:
- the LOC126198578 gene encoding WD repeat-containing protein 18 has product MTDTTEVVITSDGSGQLWNACVWDPNNGTSLMYYKGGGVSAPHTLCLLGNDYLLSADNARPLIHAWPLNSQETINLGTGRMLCSGCVNALAVSPNAQYCAAGIAERLHIWQIASGRLMAVSNRHFQDITCLKFTDDGTHIATGGEDCRVIVWPLAYLISQFANEMYSVPGEAEPRYTFFDHSLPVKDVFIGPGGMRALLVSVSFDRTCKIYDLASGKLLLSLLFDAPLTAVTVDGTDSVVFVGTNSGKIQEFNISHPPRDVHHVVNETPKKFVGHDKMITCLSSSIGGQTLLSSSTDMKVIVWDIPSGQCKRVLQHKGPVYNAFFTICPKQMFIEDWKPTVVLNGFQKSVDSESKCIEIMNKVDLCESPTLFDAVPMVAVAEAGSIKDEVIALKKINKDLYTFAINKLLDTASLESSTGNNGDSLNRGIKKKSVKRRRQDEK; this is encoded by the coding sequence ATGACTGATACAACTGAGGTAGTCATAACAAGTGATGGTTCAGGTCAGTTGTGGAACGCTTGTGTATGGGATCCCAACAACGGAACTTCGTTAATGTATTATAAAGGTGGCGGTGTCTCAGCGCCCCATACGCTTTGTCTTTTGGGAAATGATTATTTGTTATCGGCTGACAACGCAAGACCACTCATACATGCGTGGCCACTTAATAGCCAAGAAACAATAAATTTGGGCACTGGAAGGATGTTGTGTTCAGGCTGTGTAAACGCATTGGCTGTCTCTCCCAATGCTCAGTACTGTGCTGCAGGAATAGCTGAGAGACTCCATATCTGGCAGATAGCATCGGGACGGCTTATGGCAGTGTCAAATCGTCACTTCCAGGATATCACATGTTTAAAGTTTACTGATGACGGTACACACATTGCTACTGGCGGAGAAGACTGCAGAGTAATTGTGTGGCCTCTCGCTTACTTGATTTCCCAGTTCGCCAATGAAATGTACTCGGTGCCAGGAGAAGCAGAACCACGATACACCTTCTTTGATCATAGCCTGCCAGTCAAAGACGTTTTCATTGGTCCAGGAGGCATGAGAGCTCTGCTAGTGTCTGTGTCTTTTGATCGAACATGTAAAATATATGACCTGGCATCAGGTAAATTGTTGTTGTCTTTATTATTTGATGCACCACTAACAGCTGTAACTGTTGATGGTACGGATTCTGTTGTTTTTGTTGGAACTAATAGTGGAAAGATTCAGGAATTCAATATCAGCCATCCTCCTCGAGATGTGCACCATGTAGTTAACGAAACACCAAAAAAGTTTGTTGGACATGATAAAATGATTACCTGTCTGTCATCGTCAATTGGTGGTCAGACACTGCTCTCAAGTTCAACAGACATGAAAGTCATCGTGTGGGACATTCCAAGTGGACAGTGCAAACGGGTGTTGCAACATAAGGGGCCTGTGTACAATGCTTTTTTTACCATTTGCCCAAAACAAATGTTTATAGAAGACTGGAAACCTACTGTTGTATTGAATGGGTTTCAAAAATCCGTTGACAGTGAAAGCAAATGCATTGAAATTATGAATAAGGTGGATTTATGTGAATCACCCACATTGTTCGACGCGGTACCTATGGTTGCAGTAGCAGAAGCAGGTAGCATAAAAGATGAAGTAATAGctctaaaaaaaattaataaagaccTATATACGTTTGCTATCAACAAACTGTTGGATACTGCATCACTTGAAAGTAGCACAGGAAATAATGGTGACTCTCTTAATAGAGGTattaaaaagaaaagtgtgaagagaAGGCGGCAAGATGAAAAATAA